A stretch of Pelecanus crispus isolate bPelCri1 chromosome 3, bPelCri1.pri, whole genome shotgun sequence DNA encodes these proteins:
- the ANGEL2 gene encoding protein angel homolog 2 isoform X3 yields MKKNIAARKVKGTIKRHWEYFCQHSRTMKIFENKETDQSNTESEAKFDFTVMSYNILSQNLLEDNSHLYKHCRKRLLIWTYRFPNILQEIKQLDADVLCLQEVQEDHYRTEIKSSLESLGYHCEYKMRTGRKPDGCAICFKTSKFSLISSNPVEFFRHDIPLLDRDNVGLVLLLQPRFDSKTNAPICIANTHLLYNPRRGDIKLTQLAMLLAEIASVAPQKDGTFCPIIICGDFNSVPGSPLYRFVKEGKLNYEGLAIGKVSGQEQFPRGQRILSIPIWPKKLGISQNCVYEIKQQRKEENAGEKLEAAKLDNTQEIVIASEKLSSKLQHHFKLSSVYSHYFSETGIPEVTTCHSRSAVTVDYIFYSAANDDTAAQPGAEDSFHGGLKLLGRLALLTEQDLWTVNGLPNENNSSDHLPLLAEFRLIEW; encoded by the exons GAACCATCAAAAGACACTGGGAATATTTCTGTCAGCACAGTAGAACAAtgaaaatctttgaaaataaagaaactgaCCAAAGCAATACAGAAAGTGAGGCAAAATTTGATTTTACAGTCATGTCCTACAATATCCTCTCACAGAATTTGTTAGAAGATAACTCTCACCTGTACAAACACTGCAGGAAACGATTGTTAATCTGGACATACAGATTTCCCAACATTCTACAAGAAATCAAACAGCTGGATGCAGAT GTACTCTGTTTACAAGAAGTCCAAGAAGACCACTATAGAACAGAGATCAAGTCAAGTTTGGAATCCCTGG GGTATCACTGTGAGTATAAAatgaggacagggagaaaaCCTGATGGCTGTGCTATCTGCTTCAAAACTTCCAAATTTAGCCTGATCTCATCAAACCCTGTGGAATTTTTTCGCCATGATATTCCCCTTTTGGACAGGGACAACGTTGGACTGGTGTTGCTTTTGCAGCCTAGATTTGACTCTAAAACTAATGCTCCAATCTGTATAGCCAATACACATCTGCTGTATAACCCAAGGCGAGGGGACATCAAACTGACCCAACTTGCAATGCTCCTGGCAGAGATTGCTAGTGTTGCCCCTCAGAAGGATGGTACCTTCTGTCCAATTATCATCTGTGGTGACTTCAATTCTGTTCCTGGTTCTCCGTTGTACAGATTTGTAAAGGAAGGAAAGTTAAATTATGAAGGACTTGCTATAGGGAAG GTCTCTGGACAAGAACAGTTTCCAAGGGGACAAAGAATCTTATCTATTCCAATTTGGCCAAAAAAATTAGGTATTTCGCAAAACTGTgtatatgaaataaaacagcaacgaaaagaagaaaatgcag gagaaaaattgGAAGCAGCAAAACTGGACAACACTCAGGAGATTGTAATAGCATCTGAAAA GTTGTCTTCAAAATTGCAGCACCATTTTAAATTGTCTTCAGTCTATTCTCATTACTTTTCTGAAACTGGGATACCAGAAGTAACAACTTGTCACTCCCGAAGTGCTGTCACTGTGGATTATATTTTCTATTCTGCAGCAAATGATGATACTGCTGCCCAGCCAG gagCAGAGGATTCTTTTCATGGAGGTCTGAAACTTCTTGGCAGGCTGGCGCTTCTAACAGAGCAAGATCTTTGGACTGTTAATGGTCTTCCCAATGAAAATAACTCTTCTGACCACCTACCATTGCTAGCAGAGTTCAGGCTTATTGAATGGTAA